ATGTTCCGTCTCataatctctctctccctctctctcttaaAGAAATTAGGGGGAAAAAAGCATAAAAACATCAGAACCATAAGGATGGAGGTTGGGCTGAAGCACGAGACACCTTCCAAGATACATCTGCTATCTTCCTACGTCCACAAGGAGTTGAGccagaaaacatacaataagcATTTGCAGGGCGCGTAGGTGGGGggtgaagaaggagaagaaaaataagaatagaAGATCAGGAAACCAATTAATAATTGAACAAGAGTGAGAATGGGATTTGTAAATAACATAGGAAAGTATAAGCTGGGTCGTACAATTGGAGAAGGAAATTTCGCCAAGGTAAAGCTGGGGTTAGACACTGCTAATGGCCAGTATGTTGCAATCAAGATCATCGATAAGCAGATGGTCATTGATAACGACCTCATCTCTCAGGCAAATTTCCTATCCTTCATTTATTCTCTTTTTATTTCTTGATCTTGAGCTCATTTTGGAAGAAAATCAAAGGAAAAAGATGATGAAGAGTAGGTGACAATTGTTTTGATTTCAGTTCACTTCTGCACATTCTGCCTGACAAGTTGAGCTTGTGTTTGCAGGTACAGAGAGAAATAAAAACCATGAAGCTTCTGCATCACCCAAACATAGTTCGAATACATGAGGCATGTCTCGCACTATCAGAATTCCTAACAActgatttttggaattttttttctgAATTGGGAAAATTTTCAATGACCTTTGGTGTTCTTGATTTCCAAATACAGGTTTTAGGAACAAAGACAAAAATTTACATTGTCATGGAGCACGTATCAGGAGGGCAGCTTTCGGACAAGATGGTGAGATTGATGGGCAGGAGCAGAATACAGTTTGAAAATTAATAAAGAgcatagatttttaaattttaattttatttttttcacctGAATCTATTTGTCGTCTGAAGAATTTTATATTTTGTTCCTATACATCTCAGTCCTATGTgaagaggtttagtgaaagggAGGCAAGAAAGCACTTTCAGCAATTGATGGATGCAGTGGATTATTGCCATGGAAAAGGAGTTTATCACCGAGATCTAAAGGTGAGATTAATCTAGATGCTACATCCACCATTATTATTCACCCGCACGGGAGCTCTGCCAATTGACTTGGTTCCAGGAATGAAATTCCATGAACAGCCAGAGAACTTGCTTTTGGATTGTAGAGGAGCTTTGAAGGTGTCTGATTTTGGACTCAGCGCGTTGAGGAAGGTAGGAATAGCCTGGCCTGGAAAATTTCCTAAAGCTAAATTTCATGCATTTTACACAAGAAAAACATCTATTTATTCATCTGACGATATCAATTTTCAACTGAAAATTTAATTGATCAACAACAGCCCGGGGACCAGCTGTCTACAGCATGCGGCTCTCCAAGCTATGTAGCACCAGAGGTAAGGGGCAAGCCTTCCAGCTTTTAAATATCAGCAGTAATTTGTGGTCATCTCCCTGTCCTCCAAATAAGAGCAGAGGAGGAAACTAGGACGCTTGCTCCTTTGCTAGCACTTCAgggctacatatatatatatatatcctatgaCACCATCTACCACAAGTAAACGGGCCAAGCAGCTGAGTTGACTCGACTACTCATTTCCTACTGAAGCTTCCTTCTCATCCTACCCTAGCTTCATTCCCCGGTGTAACAGTCATGCCCATCAGCCACCGCTTTCCCCCTCCTCCTAACTTCTTCATTGCCCTTTCGTCCCCCCACCTCTCCCTCTTGCCTTACAGTTTCAGTGGACTATGCTACACCCCTTCCAGTTCCATTCCTGTACTGTGCCTACTTACTCTGCCTAAGGCTATCAATGAGGAATTGATTCTACTCGAACAAATAGCTTTCCGTCTTGTCCAAGCTTTGACTTGCCTTCATGATTGTCCCAAATCCCAATAGACATGTATTGCTTTGCTATCTTCAAAGAACCCACAAAATGTTGGTTGTAACTTAGCTTTTTTGTTGTCCGGGCACttaaaaacttggaaaaaaaaTAGGTCAAAGTATCATGCAACAACAACAAAGTCTTAAATATATGACTAAATTGATCCTTCATCATTTCACATATTGGTAAAATATCAAAGTTGAATTGCCCTCAAATCCTTACTCATAGTCTCATCTAAGTTAAATTTAAACCTTCTCAATCCCCTCCAACTACTGCTAACAATAACTAGCTTAAGCCTTCTTTGATTTATGTTACAAATACCAAAATTGTCATAGTCATCATTTTCTTATCCTCTACAAGTGCTACATCTAACTTATCACTAATGTGTTTATTCcataatttataatttaaaattacatcACACATTCGTCTTAGCATTCTCAATTCTAGAATTTGCGTTTTGTGTTACATTTtagcccaacattttgatccatattttAACCTTATAGTTTGTCTTACaagcttttcttttttcttttaaatttaatattctaGGATCACGCGACACACTCAAAATACCTCCATTTTACCAAGcttactttaactctatgcattagaTCTTCAATCTCTCGTTCATCTTACATAACTAATCGAAAGTTCAAAATCTACTAATGTTgataatttcttgattatcaagtttaatattttctccaatatttcttgaaaaatgaaaatttacaCTTTATCACATATTCCATATTACTTTTACTTACCAGTCTTATCTTTTTCAACCTCTAAATcaagaacctttttttttttttattccataGCTCTAACTTCAATTCTATTGCActtctagtttcatcaatcaagaccaTATCATTTGCAGACAATAGCATTAAATTCACCAATAACAAAAGTAAAAAAGATAAAAGACTCGAAGCAAACTTGGTTAAATTGTGAATTCTCTAAACTCTCTATGTGTAGTTGTAAAACTAATCAATACCTCATCCTAATATCCTCAAGGAGTCAATAACCTCCACGTGCATAACCACACTCTTCTTcattgctcttttttttttttttctaaaactcaaagataaaacaccatatgactTACAAGTTAAATTCTGCGTATCTACtacatttttgtatataggtagaATGGTATTTTTCCTACATTTATCGAGCATCTTCACAGTCCTCGTAATTTTTATAAATAGCCTAGGCAACCTAATTATATTACTCCATTATCTTCAAAGCATTTGCAAATTTTAATTGAGATGTCATCTaatcctagatttttttttttctttttttaatacaaaCTTAAGCTTtgcaaataaatttaatttttttatcctTCCATCATAAAACAATTCCATGTTCGACCAATGTACTTgcttttaaataatttaataaaaatgtcATGCATGGTGACTAGTTGCTCCTTTTTGTCTGATTTGTCATGGATTTGAATCAAAGGAAATAATCTTTTTACATAAAGGACAGAGTAAGGTAACACACATTGTCACGATCCTTCTCCAATCCTTGCAAATCAAGAGCATTATGATCAAGGATACCCTTTTTTTTGCATATCATTCATGTATCCTCTTATAAGATTTATTGTCTTTTTATGTTATCACTCAAACCATATCATATGAATATTTTATTGTTACCTAATACTCGTGGTATAATATTACTTATATATTTCCCAAAATTACACTTTTAAAGTATTTACTAAGGAGAGTATACCACTACTGACATTTAATATCTCTTTATCACAAGAacatcttattttttttaaatgatgttCTACTCCTAGAACACAtgcatcacttttttttttccttgtttgtCTATAATTATTCTTACCCTCCcatgcttcttttttttttttttttttttgactgtATCAAAATTTAGGACTtgatttttttctctctctctaatttttttttcctactcaCCTAGTTGCTTAAGAGCAAATTGTCTAAATTTTTCTCCTAATCATATCTCAACTACCTCCATCCTCTTATCAATAAAGATCCATATATAGTTTCAAGTTGTTAATCTGATCCTAATTTCTTAAACCCACATCCATATAAAAACAAtgcaaaaacatatacatatttgATATTGTAGCTACGCATTTACACAACACCTCAACCTAGCCCACCAGTGCCTCTTTTTCACTTCACGTGGATGGTACCAATGCAACAATCGTGCATAGGAAGAATCAATGGGCTTGCATCATAGAGACATGACATGTATTAAAACAAGATGTCTAATTAACAGGGATGTCTATTCCAAGTCAGTTACAAAATAGTCAGTCCTATCATAAAAAATTGataacttagaaaagaaaaaaaatattatcatcATGAATTAAATGATCCATAATACCAAAATTTACTGGGAGGAGTGTTTCTACCCCATTCCATGGGTTGCTCTTATGTTATGATTGGTTTGTAAAATGCTTATTATTAAGAATTAGATGGAATATGAATGTAATAGAATTTACATGCAGATGCAATAATTTAGACTAAAGTCGATCATGCAAAACATCGAATGTAATGAAAACATCTGAATTTTCTTGAACTCCATGATTTTTGCATCTTGGGTGGAAAGCTGCTTTCTGGGAAGAAATACGATGGTGCGGCTGCAGATGTTTGGTCTTGTGGAGTAATACTTTTTGAATTACTTGCCGGATATCTACCATTTGACGACCGCAACTTACTGAAATTGTATAAGAAGGTATGCATATAAGGTCCAACGCTCCACTTTCTATAACAAAATCATATTCACACATCTGATAAATATCTGTGCAAAGATATCAACAGCAGAATATGCATGTCCTCCATGGTTTTCAGAAGGCTCAAAGAAGCTGATTGCCAGAGTATTTGATCCAGATCCTAGACGGGTAAAGCTCTGAAGTACCCCACACGAAACAAATTTTCAGATTAGATGAACACCATAGTTACACCTACTTCTTCATTGCAGCGAATCACGATCTGTCAAATTATCGAAAATGAGTGGTTTCAAACAAATTATGAGCCTGCTGTGGGAATTGAATGTGATGGAAAAATCAATCTGGATGACGTTCATGCTGCTTTTGATTCAATTGAGGTAAAAGCTCAACGAAGTACAAAAATTAATGGTTCTATATTTCACCTAAATTCCTCATATTTATGCAGGAAAATGCCACTGAAACCAAGATACCCAAACCCTCTAATTTCATCAACGCCTTCCAACTGATAGCAATGTCAAATGATCTTGATTTGTCGGGTCTCTTTGAAGAGAAGGCAAGTCAAAAGAAGAAACCTAGTCCGCTTTTTTACCAGGTTTGTCTTCCTATGTTGTTGCTTCATAGGGATTTCCTTTTACAATGTAGGGTGACGACAAACAGAAAACAAGAATCGGAACCAAGCATACAATTAACGAGACCATAATGAAAATTGAGGAAGCTGCAAAGGATGTCCGTCTCTCAGTTGAAAGGATGAACAACTCTAAGGTACACTCAGCTTATGTTTCCGCCTACTTATACCGTAAAGGGTTTTCTACATTCCTATACAGCTGACAACTCTTAACAAATCAGATGAAAATGCATCAGAAACAGAAAATGACAAGATGCTGCAGATCAAATGTCAATCTATCAGCAGAGGTAATTTATTGTCATACACTCTTCCTACATCAAGAGGTGCTAGAGCCTCACAGTCATCGGTGGTAAATTTCAGGTCATTGAGGTGGCTCCAACTCATTGTGTTGTGGAAATATCAAAATCTGCAGGGGAATTGGGAGTTTATAATGAGGTATAATGCACTTTTGTACACTTATTACATTTGTGGATCAGCTCTTACATTGCTAATATAGCATCAATGACCAGTTCTGCAATAGTCTATCGGGTCTGCTGAAAGAGAAATCAAGCATTCGATTAGAAGGACAAGAAACAAAGGAAATCCACATTAACAATCAAGAAAGAGGATGGTAATCCTCAACAGACTTGAACTAAAACAAAGATTGCTTCAGTACACTCACTGGCATTTTTCACTTATGCAGCTCTGAAAAGAAACATGATGAGGACAATACAGACCGAAGGGCTACTATTCTTGTTGACAACAGCCCACATCTCAACATGCTTCAACACAGTTCCTAATGGATCCTAATGAATGATGTAAAGCACACAATAAGGTGACCTGTTGTGAATATGAAAGAAATATTGCACATCGGTTATCCAAGACTCAACAAGAAATGTATGATGCCTCCAAGCCATCTTACATGTTccaataatttttgttttttgacCCGTTTACACGGATATGTAATGATAAAAAGGTTGGAATTTTCACCACTCttatattaaaagaaaaataaaagagttGAATTTTCAACAAACCTAAGCCTCCCTGTTTTAGCATACTCATTTATCTGTTTGCAGCTTAAATTCATGTAAAACCATCAGTCCCTTGTGCCAGCTTTGCAAGTTTTTCGGGGGAACAAACTTCAGTATCCAATTAATTTAAGTCATGAGGAATGTCAAAAGGTGGTGTATGAGCAAGATTAAGGCATTTGGAGATTTTTTGTTTACCATATATGTAAGCATAATTTAGGATTATTGGATTGTATTATGTAATTTTCAGCATTCAGGCATTTGCAATCGTGCTTCATTTGTTAGGGATTTGCTATTATTTCCACATTATGTTTACCTGTTTACAAATCCTCTATTATTTCTCATTATTTAATATTATGAGAACACCTATATAAATGTTTGGTGTGTAACCATGAGAAGCAGATTGAAATACTGAGCATTATTGCCCTAAATTGATCTTCACTTTTACTCTCTTCTAATTTCTTATTTACTTCCCTATTCTTTTCTCTTACTTTCCAGAACGTTTATCTTGTTTCAGTCGGTCCTGCATCAATTTGGTATAAGAGCTTCATCTAAATCCCCCACCACAGCTTCATCAAAACCACTATTCAGAGTCACTATTCAGAGTCACCAGCCACACTTCCAGCATCTCAGCCATCAACGAGTACTCGCAACCCTAGAACCAGCATCACAAAACCCTTCTCATCGATCATTCATAAGCCAAAACACCTTCCAAAACCCTAGCTGACCAAGCTTCAC
This window of the Malania oleifera isolate guangnan ecotype guangnan chromosome 6, ASM2987363v1, whole genome shotgun sequence genome carries:
- the LOC131157113 gene encoding CBL-interacting serine/threonine-protein kinase 21 isoform X2, which gives rise to MGFVNNIGKYKLGRTIGEGNFAKVKLGLDTANGQYVAIKIIDKQMVIDNDLISQVQREIKTMKLLHHPNIVRIHEVLGTKTKIYIVMEHVSGGQLSDKMSYVKRFSEREARKHFQQLMDAVDYCHGKGVYHRDLKPENLLLDCRGALKVSDFGLSALRKPGDQLSTACGSPSYVAPELLSGKKYDGAAADVWSCGVILFELLAGYLPFDDRNLLKLYKKISTAEYACPPWFSEGSKKLIARVFDPDPRRRITICQIIENEWFQTNYEPAVGIECDGKINLDDVHAAFDSIEENATETKIPKPSNFINAFQLIAMSNDLDLSGLFEEKGDDKQKTRIGTKHTINETIMKIEEAAKDVRLSVERMNNSKMKMHQKQKMTRCCRSNVNLSAEVIEVAPTHCVVEISKSAGELGVYNEV
- the LOC131157113 gene encoding CBL-interacting serine/threonine-protein kinase 21 isoform X1, whose product is MGFVNNIGKYKLGRTIGEGNFAKVKLGLDTANGQYVAIKIIDKQMVIDNDLISQVQREIKTMKLLHHPNIVRIHEVLGTKTKIYIVMEHVSGGQLSDKMSYVKRFSEREARKHFQQLMDAVDYCHGKGVYHRDLKPENLLLDCRGALKVSDFGLSALRKPGDQLSTACGSPSYVAPELLSGKKYDGAAADVWSCGVILFELLAGYLPFDDRNLLKLYKKISTAEYACPPWFSEGSKKLIARVFDPDPRRRITICQIIENEWFQTNYEPAVGIECDGKINLDDVHAAFDSIEENATETKIPKPSNFINAFQLIAMSNDLDLSGLFEEKGDDKQKTRIGTKHTINETIMKIEEAAKDVRLSVERMNNSKMKMHQKQKMTRCCRSNVNLSAEVIEVAPTHCVVEISKSAGELGVYNEFCNSLSGLLKEKSSIRLEGQETKEIHINNQERGCSEKKHDEDNTDRRATILVDNSPHLNMLQHSS
- the LOC131157113 gene encoding CBL-interacting serine/threonine-protein kinase 21 isoform X3, with translation MKFHEQPENLLLDCRGALKVSDFGLSALRKPGDQLSTACGSPSYVAPELLSGKKYDGAAADVWSCGVILFELLAGYLPFDDRNLLKLYKKISTAEYACPPWFSEGSKKLIARVFDPDPRRRITICQIIENEWFQTNYEPAVGIECDGKINLDDVHAAFDSIEENATETKIPKPSNFINAFQLIAMSNDLDLSGLFEEKGDDKQKTRIGTKHTINETIMKIEEAAKDVRLSVERMNNSKMKMHQKQKMTRCCRSNVNLSAEVIEVAPTHCVVEISKSAGELGVYNEFCNSLSGLLKEKSSIRLEGQETKEIHINNQERGCSEKKHDEDNTDRRATILVDNSPHLNMLQHSS